Within Candidatus Limnocylindria bacterium, the genomic segment CTTCGTCGCGATCGCCGTGGTGATGAACCTCTACGGGGGCCGCACCATCGACCGCATCGCCGGCACGCGCGACGATGCGGAGATGGAGCGCCTGCTCACGCGCTTCCGCCCCGGCACCCTCGCCGTCACGGGCCCGGGCGGCCTGCTCCCGATCCTGTTCCTGATGTTGTTCAAGCCGACGCTGTAGGCATCCCCACGCGACGGCGCGGCTCAGGCTGGGGTGACTTGCTCTGCGTTTTCCTTGTTGCGCCGCGGGTCCATGGCCTTCTCGTAGGTCACCTTTTGACCCTCGGTCAGCGAGTCGAACGCGTCGCCGGCCACTTTTGAGCGATGGAAGAAGATCTCGCTCCCATCCGCCTG encodes:
- a CDS encoding cold shock domain-containing protein codes for the protein MAEGTIKRIVGDRGFGFITQADGSEIFFHRSKVAGDAFDSLTEGQKVTYEKAMDPRRNKENAEQVTPA